In Apium graveolens cultivar Ventura chromosome 10, ASM990537v1, whole genome shotgun sequence, the following are encoded in one genomic region:
- the LOC141693339 gene encoding uncharacterized protein LOC141693339 isoform X3 — MESLDSKENKKSLEEPGEKNMCCVSYQADIFELETSKLKQAEQVKQLEKSKEETENSSSFGKTFSGDENDDILSDSEVMSKLRDNEFGKEYQMRKKELTSHWKTFRQPYMWRCRWGELKMRQLRYQASKYDLQAEAIRRRKQLILKNSTVEDNVAKSLPFSGTTRKGAVIQRKKRKRVEDLTDTAAYMAQHPLFSYHGLKKCGADVLSSLHQRENIGIPTNKRFQGNSVFGCIDEPVSLEFRNDDNSLEQILWKIGVLQSHLGELKTRFIKVHDENVKDIHSAYAMNSNDVSTTTAQRDFCTNEREKLGQVSTVDNRCDMRMTKTAISTHEEDTNLIGINESKDQLQNGISCEKVNYQICREKEGDAHLIHNSTATELNNTEKVEVQPTEKVEIQPTEKVEIQSTENVEIQPTEKVDIHPTEKPETSKGEEKANIVQSVPVPVVSISEDQPEIPKEEQENTSLPVQEMSIADDEPSLKKRCISGLTSPHNTRNRGRGRGRGRRRRGSRWSRRA; from the exons ATGGAAAGTTTGGACTCTAAGGAGAATAAAAAATCTCTCGAAGAACCTGGAGAGAAGAATATGTGCTGTGTAAGTTACCAGGCTGATATTTTTGAGTTGGAAACTTCAAAGCTTAAACAAGCAGAGCAAGTTAAACAGCTCGAAAAATCAAAG GAAGAAACTGAGAACTCAAGTTCGTTTGGAAAAACTTTCTCAGGAGATGAGAATGATGATATTTTGAGTGATTCTGAAGTTATGTCAAAGCTACGTGACAATGAATTTGGCAAAGAATATCAAATGAG GAAGAAAGAGTTGACATCTCACTGGAAAACATTTAGACAGCCCTATATGTGGAGGTGTAGATGGGGCGAATTAAAAATGAGGCAATTACGGTATCAAGCATCAAAGTATGACTTGCAAGCTGAAGCAATTAGAAGAAGGAAGCAGTTAATCTTAAAGAACTCGACAGTTGAGGATAATGTTGCAAAGTCACTTCCTTTTTCTGGTACCACGAGAAAAGGAGCAGTAATTCAgcgaaagaaaagaaaaagggtGGAAGACTTAACTGACACAGCAGCTTACATGGCACAACATCCTTTATTCTCTTATCATG GGCTTAAGAAGTGTGGCGCGGATGTGTTGTCTTCTCTACATCAACGGGAAAATATAG GTATTCCAACAAATAAAAGATTCCAAGGAAACTCAGTGTTTGGGTGTATTGATGAACCAGTATCACTCGAGTTTAGAAATGATGACAATTCTCTGGAACAAATACTTTGGAAAATTGGAGTCTTACAATCACATCTTGGTGAGCTTAAGACTAGATTCATAAAGGTACATGATGAAAATGTCAAAGATATCCATTCTGCTTATGCTATGAATTCAAATGACGTATCGACCACCACTGCCCAAAGGGATTTTTGTACAAATGAGAGGGAAAAACTGGGACAGGTTTCTACTGTGGATAATAGGTGTGATATGCGAATGACTAAAACTGCAATTTCAACTCATGAAGAGGATACTAATCTTATTGGTATCAATGAAAGCAAGGATCAGCTCCAGAATGGGATATCATGTGAAAAGGTAAATTACCAAATATGTCGTGAAAAG GAGGGGGATGCTCATTTGATACATAATAGCACTGCAACAGAGCTGAATAATACAGAGAAAGTTGAGGTTCAGCCCACAGAAAAAGTTGAGATTCAACCCACAGAGAAGGTTGAGATTCAGTCCACAGAGAACGTTGAGATTCAGCCAACAGAGAAGGTTGACATTCACCCAACAGAGAAGCCTGAGACATCGAAGGGAGAAGAGAAGGCAAATATTGTTCAGTCAGTTCCAGTGCCAGTAGTCTCAATCTCAGAAGATCAGCCTGAGATACCAAAGGAAGAACAGGAAAATACAAGTTTGCCAGTTCAAGAAATGTCGATTGCAGATGATGAACCTAGTCTGAAAAAGCGTTGCATATCTGGGCTTACCTCACCGCACAATACAAGAAACAGGGGACGCGGGCGTGGACGCGGGAGACGGCGGAGGGGTAGTAGATGGAGCCGCAGAGCCTGA
- the LOC141693339 gene encoding uncharacterized protein LOC141693339 isoform X1: protein MGPDLEINDRLGSMESLDSKENKKSLEEPGEKNMCCVSYQADIFELETSKLKQAEQVKQLEKSKEETENSSSFGKTFSGDENDDILSDSEVMSKLRDNEFGKEYQMRKKELTSHWKTFRQPYMWRCRWGELKMRQLRYQASKYDLQAEAIRRRKQLILKNSTVEDNVAKSLPFSGTTRKGAVIQRKKRKRVEDLTDTAAYMAQHPLFSYHGLKKCGADVLSSLHQRENIGIPTNKRFQGNSVFGCIDEPVSLEFRNDDNSLEQILWKIGVLQSHLGELKTRFIKVHDENVKDIHSAYAMNSNDVSTTTAQRDFCTNEREKLGQVSTVDNRCDMRMTKTAISTHEEDTNLIGINESKDQLQNGISCEKVNYQICREKEGDAHLIHNSTATELNNTEKVEVQPTEKVEIQPTEKVEIQSTENVEIQPTEKVDIHPTEKPETSKGEEKANIVQSVPVPVVSISEDQPEIPKEEQENTSLPVQEMSIADDEPSLKKRCISGLTSPHNTRNRGRGRGRGRRRRGSRWSRRA from the exons ATGGGTCCTGATCTGGAGATTAATGATAGATTAGGCAGCATGGAAAGTTTGGACTCTAAGGAGAATAAAAAATCTCTCGAAGAACCTGGAGAGAAGAATATGTGCTGTGTAAGTTACCAGGCTGATATTTTTGAGTTGGAAACTTCAAAGCTTAAACAAGCAGAGCAAGTTAAACAGCTCGAAAAATCAAAG GAAGAAACTGAGAACTCAAGTTCGTTTGGAAAAACTTTCTCAGGAGATGAGAATGATGATATTTTGAGTGATTCTGAAGTTATGTCAAAGCTACGTGACAATGAATTTGGCAAAGAATATCAAATGAG GAAGAAAGAGTTGACATCTCACTGGAAAACATTTAGACAGCCCTATATGTGGAGGTGTAGATGGGGCGAATTAAAAATGAGGCAATTACGGTATCAAGCATCAAAGTATGACTTGCAAGCTGAAGCAATTAGAAGAAGGAAGCAGTTAATCTTAAAGAACTCGACAGTTGAGGATAATGTTGCAAAGTCACTTCCTTTTTCTGGTACCACGAGAAAAGGAGCAGTAATTCAgcgaaagaaaagaaaaagggtGGAAGACTTAACTGACACAGCAGCTTACATGGCACAACATCCTTTATTCTCTTATCATG GGCTTAAGAAGTGTGGCGCGGATGTGTTGTCTTCTCTACATCAACGGGAAAATATAG GTATTCCAACAAATAAAAGATTCCAAGGAAACTCAGTGTTTGGGTGTATTGATGAACCAGTATCACTCGAGTTTAGAAATGATGACAATTCTCTGGAACAAATACTTTGGAAAATTGGAGTCTTACAATCACATCTTGGTGAGCTTAAGACTAGATTCATAAAGGTACATGATGAAAATGTCAAAGATATCCATTCTGCTTATGCTATGAATTCAAATGACGTATCGACCACCACTGCCCAAAGGGATTTTTGTACAAATGAGAGGGAAAAACTGGGACAGGTTTCTACTGTGGATAATAGGTGTGATATGCGAATGACTAAAACTGCAATTTCAACTCATGAAGAGGATACTAATCTTATTGGTATCAATGAAAGCAAGGATCAGCTCCAGAATGGGATATCATGTGAAAAGGTAAATTACCAAATATGTCGTGAAAAG GAGGGGGATGCTCATTTGATACATAATAGCACTGCAACAGAGCTGAATAATACAGAGAAAGTTGAGGTTCAGCCCACAGAAAAAGTTGAGATTCAACCCACAGAGAAGGTTGAGATTCAGTCCACAGAGAACGTTGAGATTCAGCCAACAGAGAAGGTTGACATTCACCCAACAGAGAAGCCTGAGACATCGAAGGGAGAAGAGAAGGCAAATATTGTTCAGTCAGTTCCAGTGCCAGTAGTCTCAATCTCAGAAGATCAGCCTGAGATACCAAAGGAAGAACAGGAAAATACAAGTTTGCCAGTTCAAGAAATGTCGATTGCAGATGATGAACCTAGTCTGAAAAAGCGTTGCATATCTGGGCTTACCTCACCGCACAATACAAGAAACAGGGGACGCGGGCGTGGACGCGGGAGACGGCGGAGGGGTAGTAGATGGAGCCGCAGAGCCTGA
- the LOC141693339 gene encoding uncharacterized protein LOC141693339 isoform X2, protein MGPDLEINDRLGSMESLDSKENKKSLEEPGEKNMCCVSYQADIFELETSKLKQAEQVKQLEKSKEETENSSSFGKTFSGDENDDILSDSEVMSKLRDNEFGKEYQMRKKELTSHWKTFRQPYMWRCRWGELKMRQLRYQASKYDLQAEAIRRRKQLILKNSTVEDNVAKSLPFSGTTRKGAVIQRKKRKRVEDLTDTAAYMAQHPLFSYHGLKKCGADVLSSLHQRENIGIPTNKRFQGNSVFGCIDEPVSLEFRNDDNSLEQILWKIGVLQSHLGELKTRFIKVHDENVKDIHSAYAMNSNDVSTTTAQRDFCTNEREKLGQVSTVDNRCDMRMTKTAISTHEEDTNLIGINESKDQLQNGISCEKEGDAHLIHNSTATELNNTEKVEVQPTEKVEIQPTEKVEIQSTENVEIQPTEKVDIHPTEKPETSKGEEKANIVQSVPVPVVSISEDQPEIPKEEQENTSLPVQEMSIADDEPSLKKRCISGLTSPHNTRNRGRGRGRGRRRRGSRWSRRA, encoded by the exons ATGGGTCCTGATCTGGAGATTAATGATAGATTAGGCAGCATGGAAAGTTTGGACTCTAAGGAGAATAAAAAATCTCTCGAAGAACCTGGAGAGAAGAATATGTGCTGTGTAAGTTACCAGGCTGATATTTTTGAGTTGGAAACTTCAAAGCTTAAACAAGCAGAGCAAGTTAAACAGCTCGAAAAATCAAAG GAAGAAACTGAGAACTCAAGTTCGTTTGGAAAAACTTTCTCAGGAGATGAGAATGATGATATTTTGAGTGATTCTGAAGTTATGTCAAAGCTACGTGACAATGAATTTGGCAAAGAATATCAAATGAG GAAGAAAGAGTTGACATCTCACTGGAAAACATTTAGACAGCCCTATATGTGGAGGTGTAGATGGGGCGAATTAAAAATGAGGCAATTACGGTATCAAGCATCAAAGTATGACTTGCAAGCTGAAGCAATTAGAAGAAGGAAGCAGTTAATCTTAAAGAACTCGACAGTTGAGGATAATGTTGCAAAGTCACTTCCTTTTTCTGGTACCACGAGAAAAGGAGCAGTAATTCAgcgaaagaaaagaaaaagggtGGAAGACTTAACTGACACAGCAGCTTACATGGCACAACATCCTTTATTCTCTTATCATG GGCTTAAGAAGTGTGGCGCGGATGTGTTGTCTTCTCTACATCAACGGGAAAATATAG GTATTCCAACAAATAAAAGATTCCAAGGAAACTCAGTGTTTGGGTGTATTGATGAACCAGTATCACTCGAGTTTAGAAATGATGACAATTCTCTGGAACAAATACTTTGGAAAATTGGAGTCTTACAATCACATCTTGGTGAGCTTAAGACTAGATTCATAAAGGTACATGATGAAAATGTCAAAGATATCCATTCTGCTTATGCTATGAATTCAAATGACGTATCGACCACCACTGCCCAAAGGGATTTTTGTACAAATGAGAGGGAAAAACTGGGACAGGTTTCTACTGTGGATAATAGGTGTGATATGCGAATGACTAAAACTGCAATTTCAACTCATGAAGAGGATACTAATCTTATTGGTATCAATGAAAGCAAGGATCAGCTCCAGAATGGGATATCATGTGAAAAG GAGGGGGATGCTCATTTGATACATAATAGCACTGCAACAGAGCTGAATAATACAGAGAAAGTTGAGGTTCAGCCCACAGAAAAAGTTGAGATTCAACCCACAGAGAAGGTTGAGATTCAGTCCACAGAGAACGTTGAGATTCAGCCAACAGAGAAGGTTGACATTCACCCAACAGAGAAGCCTGAGACATCGAAGGGAGAAGAGAAGGCAAATATTGTTCAGTCAGTTCCAGTGCCAGTAGTCTCAATCTCAGAAGATCAGCCTGAGATACCAAAGGAAGAACAGGAAAATACAAGTTTGCCAGTTCAAGAAATGTCGATTGCAGATGATGAACCTAGTCTGAAAAAGCGTTGCATATCTGGGCTTACCTCACCGCACAATACAAGAAACAGGGGACGCGGGCGTGGACGCGGGAGACGGCGGAGGGGTAGTAGATGGAGCCGCAGAGCCTGA